One Anoplopoma fimbria isolate UVic2021 breed Golden Eagle Sablefish chromosome 21, Afim_UVic_2022, whole genome shotgun sequence DNA segment encodes these proteins:
- the LOC129110641 gene encoding uncharacterized protein LOC129110641: MQRIYMHSNEHFEVFTTVLAPQGRYRYRTEAETMVVVHSYRPHWPDELELSLGDVILVLPKQEEERWFGRLLDGRQGYFPASCVMELSQTALSVTVPPRSSACDNDSGVRSRHGNGHIRQALRRGSRGVGGGGGGGGGGGGGGVVLDVGQGENEGPFPVRRPQNPVPQPVASQPQTHRSPSLLHRILSKCRKKSECQGATNGAFEGD; this comes from the exons ATGCAGCGTATCTACATGCACAGCAATGAACACTTTGAAGTCTTCACCACTGTCCTTGCTCCTCAAG GGAGGTATCGATACAGAACAGAAGCTGAAACG ATGGTAGTGGTGCACAGCTACAGGCCCCACTGGCCAGATGAGCTGGAGCTGTCCCTGGGTGACGTCATCCTGGTGCTGCccaagcaggaggaggagaggtggttTGGGCGGCTGCTGGACGGCCGGCAGGGCTACTTCCCCGCCTCCTGTGTGATGGAGCTGAGCCAG ACTGCACTCTCTGTTACTGTTCCTCCAAG AAGCTCGGCCTGCGACAACGATTCAGGTGTACGCAGCAGACATGGGAA TGGACACATTCGGCAGGCCCTCAGGAGGGGGAGCAGaggagttggaggaggaggaggaggaggaggaggaggaggaggaggaggagtggtgCTGGATGTTGGCCAAGGTGAGAACGAGGGCCCCTTCCCGGTGCGGAGGCCCCAGAACCCAGTGCCGCAGCCCGTGGCCTCCCAGCCTCAGACACACAGATCCCCGAGCCTTCTCCACAGGATCTTGTCCAAATGCCGGAAAAAGAGTGAATGCCAGGGCGCCACCAACGGGGCCTTCGAGGGCGACTAA